One Streptosporangium sp. NBC_01495 DNA window includes the following coding sequences:
- a CDS encoding DUF4245 domain-containing protein: MQRFTQGFYGYVVAMAVCLGAVGLFLLITPQSRTEHIPRVDYSIALADLRRTAPFQLWAPEPVAAGWVPNSSRNTNANGVTTWRLGFATAKRFHAMLAQSDEKPAAEFANRLSNTSTVTGTVQINGVTWEQRLREDKDQRSLVRFLPDVTIVVTGTAPWDELSTLAGSLKQQPKNTS, from the coding sequence GTGCAAAGGTTCACTCAGGGCTTCTACGGCTATGTGGTCGCGATGGCGGTCTGTCTGGGCGCTGTCGGCCTGTTCCTGCTGATCACGCCGCAGAGCAGGACCGAGCACATCCCCAGGGTCGACTACTCGATCGCCCTCGCCGACCTGCGCCGTACGGCGCCCTTTCAGCTGTGGGCGCCCGAGCCCGTCGCCGCCGGATGGGTCCCGAACAGCTCCAGGAACACGAACGCCAACGGCGTCACGACCTGGAGGCTCGGCTTCGCCACCGCCAAGCGCTTCCACGCGATGCTCGCCCAGAGCGACGAGAAGCCCGCGGCCGAGTTCGCCAACCGGCTCTCCAACACCTCCACGGTCACCGGCACCGTCCAGATCAACGGCGTGACCTGGGAGCAGCGCCTCCGCGAGGACAAGGACCAGCGTTCCCTCGTACGCTTCCTGCCGGACGTCACGATCGTCGTCACCGGCACCGCCCCGTGGGACGAGCTGTCCACCCTGGCCGGGTCCCTCAAGCAGCAGCCGAAAAACACCTCCTGA
- a CDS encoding exodeoxyribonuclease VII small subunit, which produces MADEKTPSYEQAREELTEVVRSLEAGGLTLEQSIELWERGEKLAAVCEEWLQGARVKLAAAMAQRRQPDPAGDAPF; this is translated from the coding sequence TACGAGCAGGCGCGCGAGGAGCTGACCGAGGTGGTCCGCAGCCTTGAGGCGGGCGGGCTCACGCTGGAACAGTCGATCGAGCTCTGGGAGCGCGGCGAGAAGCTGGCCGCGGTCTGCGAGGAGTGGCTCCAGGGGGCCAGGGTGAAGCTCGCGGCGGCCATGGCGCAGCGGCGGCAACCCGACCCTGCCGGAGACGCCCCCTTCTGA